One genomic region from Pecten maximus chromosome 5, xPecMax1.1, whole genome shotgun sequence encodes:
- the LOC117327081 gene encoding alpha-(1,3)-fucosyltransferase C-like, translating into MYRLGRGCRYEHYLKYMRTCLNRKTGKTAALVCVLLLVVATLFVRLLYIQSYLDHVQSILNNVRKYEHTIYRRIHYIRRPHYISSDVFEGCQYSCYFTESDTLEDDTDNLIVIWRDLPDVAPPKPRNQIWVYHSMEPPPLHGKSYASWKKLFNWTISYRRDSDIYSPYGIIEKKENIDKNITSQNLSINWDAKTKDVVWFVSNCKSFSMRYEYAVALNKTVDVDMFGQCGDQKCDEKWPICAKKLQSIYRYYLSFENSLCRDYITEKSFKIYESLFDAIPIVRNGAFLNHYLPPGSYISTKDFHSVEYLGNFLKVLENTKKTPSTYFNWRKHYVARDMIQSNETFCELCRRSHTDKKYQKVYNDFETWLRGGEDNSFCLPVADIQ; encoded by the exons ATGTATCGCTTGGGAAGAGGATGCCGATATGAACACTACCTCAAATACATGCGAACATGTCTAAATCGTAAAACTGG GAAAACTGCAGCTTTAGTTTGTGTGTTATTGTTGGTGGTCGCTACCTTATTTGTCCGTTTGCTTTATATCCAGTCGTATCTCGACCACGTCCAATCCATCTTAAACAATGTACGGAAGTATGAACACACCATCTACCGTCGAATTCATTACATACGACGGCCGCACTATATTAGTTCTGACGTCTTCGAAGGATGCCAATACAGCTGTTATTTTACTGAGAGTGACACTTTGGAAGATGATACGGACAACCTAATCGTCATATGGCGAGATTTACCGGATGTTGCTCCGCCAAAGCCAAGAAATCAGATTTGGGTGTATCACAGCATGGAGCCGCCGCCACTTCATGGAAAATCGTATGCGTCATGGAAGAAACTTTTCAATTGGACGATTTCATATAGAAGAGATTCTGATATATATAGTCCATATGGTATtattgaaaaaaaggaaaatatcgATAAAAATATCACGTCGCAAAATTTAAGTATCAATTGGGATGCAAAGACAAAAGACGTTGTATGGTTTGTTTCAAATTGCAAGAGTTTCAGTATGCGGTACGAATATGCGGTGGCGTTAAATAAAACTGTTGATGTAGATATGTTTGGACAGTGTGGTGATCAAAAGTGTGACGAAAAATGGCCTATATGTGCTAAAAAATTacaatctatttatagatattatcTCTCATTTGAAAATTCGTTATGTCGAGACTACATCACAGAAAAGAGCTTCAAAATATATGAGAGTCTCTTTGATGCTATTCCAATTGTCAGGAATGGTGCCTTTTTGAATCACTACCTTCCTCCGGGAtcatatatttcaacaaaagaTTTCCATTCTGTGGAATATCTAGGAAACTTTTTGAAAGTTTTGGAGAATACTAAAAAGACACCGAGTACGTATTTTAATTGGCGCAAGCATTACGTTGCCAGGGATATGATCCAgtcaaatgaaacattttgtgaattgtgtcGTCGTAGTCATACAGACAAAAAGTATCAGAAAGTGTATAATGATTTTGAAACATGGTTAAGGGGAGGAGAAGACAATTCATTTTGTTTACCTGTCGCTGATATTCAATGA
- the LOC117326752 gene encoding clumping factor B-like produces MLFYQIPIRHQPEIAQVAQVTTGYELDSKTDSGYELDSKTDSGYELDSNTDSGYELDSKTDSGYELDSKTDSGYELDSKTDSGYELDSKTDSGYELDSKTDSGYELDSKTDSGYELDSKTDSGYELDSNTDSGYELDSKTDSGYELDSKTDSGYELDSKTDSGYELDSKTDSGYDLDSKADSGYELDSNTDSGYELDSKTDSGYELDSKTDSGYKLDSKTDSGYELDSKTDSGYELDSKTDSGYKLDSKTDSGYELR; encoded by the exons ATGCTTTTTTACCAGATACCTATTAGACACCAGCCTGAGATTGCCCAGGTAGCACAGGTAACCACAG GTTATGAGTTAGATAGCAAGACAGATTCAGGTTATGAGTTAGACAGCAAGACAGATTCAGGTTATGAGTTAGACAGCAATACAGATTCAGGTTATGAGTTAGATAGCAAGACAGATTCAGGTTATGAGTTAGATAGCAAGACAGATTCAGGTTATGAGTTAGACAGCAAGACAGATTCAGGTTATGAGTTAGACAGCAAGACAGATTCAGGTTATGAGTTAGACAGCAAGACAGATTCAGGTTATGAGTTAGACAGCAAGACAGATTCAGGTTATGAGTTAGACAGCAAGACAGATTCAGGTTATGAGTTAGACAGCAATACAGATTCAGGTTATGAGTTAGACAGCAAGACAGATTCAGGTTATGAGTTAGACAGCAAGACAGATTCAGGTTATGAGTTAGACAGCAAGACAGATTCAGGTTATGAGTTAGACAGCAAGACAGATTCAGGTTATGATTTAGACAGCAAGGCAGATTCAGGTTATGAGTTAGACAGCAATACAGATTCAGGTTATGAGTTAGACAGCAAGACAGATTCAGGTTATGAGTTAGACAGCAAGACAGATTCAGGTTATAAGTTAGACAGCAAGACAGATTCAGGTTATGAGTTAGACAGCAAGACAGATTCAGGTTATGAGTTAGACAGCAAGACAGATTCAGGTTATAAGTTAGATAGCAAGACAGATTCAGGTTATGAGTTAAGATAG